The Herpetosiphonaceae bacterium nucleotide sequence TACTCGCTGCTGGCAGAGTACGTTCCGGCCAAAGATCGCGGGCGCTTCCTGGTCTATCTTGAGAGCTTCTGGGCGCTGGGCACGATCGCGGTGGCGGCGATCTCGTGGTTCATGTTCGCGCGGTTCGTTCCGGCTGAGGCGTGGCGCTGGGTGCTGGGCGCGTCGGCGATACCCGGCCTGATCGGCTACTGGATTCGGCGGCGCGTGCCGGAGTCGCCGCGCTACCTGCTGATCCAGGGCCATCCGACAGAGGCGCGACGGGTGCTGGAGACGATCGCGCGCGAGAACGGCAGGCCAGTCGAGATCGGGGAGCTGGAGCCGATCCAGGGCGCGGCGCGGGTGCCGCTGGCGGCGATCTGGCGCGGAACGCTGGCGCGGCGCACGTTCTTCCTGTCGATCGTCTGGTTCTCGCTGTCGCTGGGCTACTACGGCATCTTCACCTGGCTGCCGCGCTTCTTCCAGGCGCAGGGCTACGCGCTGCTTCCGGCCTATCAAAACACGCTGCTGCTGGCGATCTCGCAGATCCCCGGCTATGTGCTGGCGGCCTACCTGATCGATCGGATCGGGCGGCGACCGACGCTGGCGCTGTATCTGTTTGTGAGCGCGATTGCCAGCTTCTTGTTTGCCGTGGCGACAAGCACGACCGCGATCGTGATCACCAGCAATCTGCTCTCGTTCTCGCTGCTGGGCGCGTGGGGCGCTCTCTACGTCTTCTCGCCGGAGCTGTACCCGACGGATGCCCGCACGACAGGCATGGGCTGGGTCAGCGCGATGGCGCGGCTCGCCAGCATCTTCGCGCCCTCGGTGGGCGGGGCGCTGCTGGGCTACTCGCTGGCGCTGGCGCTGGGCGTGTACGCCGCCTTCTTTATCCTGGGCGGGATCGCGGCGCTGCTGATGGGCACCGAGACGCGCAACCAGCGGCTCGCTGATGTGACCCCTGTGTGATCCTGGTTTTGAGTTTCGAGATGAGGCCCTCACCACGCCGGGTGCCCTTTGGGCATGGCCCCCCGGCCTCGTGGCGCTGTGTTCCCTTGTTCTTCGCTTGGTTCTTGGTTCGTCGTGGGTTACAATAGGCGGCAGAAGGACTGTCTATGAGCGAGACGCTGACCGATCAACTGCTTGACATCTACGACCGGCTGCACCGACATTACGGCCACGAGGCGCACTGGTGGCCGATCTTCACCCAGAACTGGCGCTGGGAGATCGTGCTGGGATCGATCCTGGTGCAGCAAACCCAGTGGGAGCGCGTCGAGCAGGCGATCCAGGCGCTCGACGCGCTGGGCCTCGTCGACGAGCACGCGCTCGCAAACGCGCCGGTCGAGACGATCGTCGAGGCGATCAGGTCGGTCGCCTACTACAATGCCAAAGCGCCGTCGATCAGGCACCTGGCGCAGTACGTCGTCAGACGCTACGGCGGCGATGTTGCCAGGATCTTCGATCGTCCGACCGCCAAAGTGCGCCAGGAATTGCTTGCGCTGCCGCATGTCGGGCCGGAGACAGCCGACACGATGCTGCTCTACGCCGGACACCACGCCAGCTTCGTCGTCGACGCCTACCTGCGCCGGGTTTTTGGCCGCCTGGGCACGCTGCCCGACGTGGCGACGCTGAAGTACGAGGCGCTGCAAGCGCGGTTCGAGGATGCCCTGCCGGACGCTCTGGATCTTTCTGCGTATCCGCATCTGCAAGGCAGCCGCGCGCGATTGTTCTGGGACTTTCACGCGCTGATCGTCG carries:
- a CDS encoding MFS transporter, which encodes MATAAQPVQMRPSRGITNIDEAIEQIGVGRFQWRLLLVNGLTWAADAMEVLIAGFVLPGVIAVFGLQNSPARQTLFLSATFTGMFIGALVWGALADRFGRRNVFLLTVLLDAVFGLASALAPSYGLLVAFRFLTGFAVGGTLPVDYSLLAEYVPAKDRGRFLVYLESFWALGTIAVAAISWFMFARFVPAEAWRWVLGASAIPGLIGYWIRRRVPESPRYLLIQGHPTEARRVLETIARENGRPVEIGELEPIQGAARVPLAAIWRGTLARRTFFLSIVWFSLSLGYYGIFTWLPRFFQAQGYALLPAYQNTLLLAISQIPGYVLAAYLIDRIGRRPTLALYLFVSAIASFLFAVATSTTAIVITSNLLSFSLLGAWGALYVFSPELYPTDARTTGMGWVSAMARLASIFAPSVGGALLGYSLALALGVYAAFFILGGIAALLMGTETRNQRLADVTPV